The following are encoded in a window of Sphaerisporangium siamense genomic DNA:
- the rocD gene encoding ornithine--oxo-acid transaminase — MTSPQTTRDLIELSERHSAHNYHPLPVVVREARGAWVTDVEGARYLDCLAGYSSLNFGHGNPVILRAAQEQLQRLTLTSRAFFHDRFAAFCQGLAALCGKDMVLPMNTGAEAVETAIKVARKWGYEVKGVTADRANIVVMEDNFHGRTTTIVSFSTDPDARDGFGPATPGFRIVKYGSAEAIREAIDADTVAVLLEPIQGEAGVLVPPAGYLTQVREICDEHDVLFIADEIQSGLGRTGDTFACDHEGVVPDMYVLGKALGGGVVPVSAVVADAGVLGVIKPGQHGSTFGGNPLACAVGEAVVGLLATGEFQARARELGALLHERLRGLIGPAGGHGEEGEQGEQGEQGHGVVAVRGRGLWAGVDIDPSLGTGREVCEALMRRGVLAKDTHGSTIRLAPPLVVSEEELNWAVDRLAEALAELAGRAGRA; from the coding sequence ATGACCTCCCCGCAGACGACCCGCGACCTCATCGAGCTGAGCGAGCGGCACAGCGCCCACAACTACCACCCGCTGCCGGTCGTCGTGCGCGAGGCGCGCGGCGCGTGGGTCACCGACGTCGAGGGCGCCCGGTACCTCGACTGCCTGGCGGGCTACTCGTCGCTCAACTTCGGCCACGGCAACCCCGTGATCCTGCGGGCCGCCCAGGAGCAGCTCCAGCGGCTCACCCTCACCAGCCGGGCGTTCTTCCACGACCGGTTCGCGGCCTTCTGCCAGGGCCTGGCCGCGCTGTGCGGCAAGGACATGGTGCTGCCCATGAACACCGGCGCCGAGGCCGTCGAGACCGCGATCAAGGTGGCACGCAAGTGGGGCTACGAGGTCAAGGGCGTCACCGCGGACCGCGCCAACATCGTGGTCATGGAGGACAACTTCCACGGCCGCACGACCACGATCGTGAGCTTCTCCACCGACCCCGACGCCCGCGACGGCTTCGGCCCGGCGACCCCGGGGTTCAGGATCGTCAAGTACGGCTCGGCGGAGGCGATCCGCGAGGCCATCGACGCGGACACCGTCGCGGTGCTGCTGGAGCCGATCCAGGGCGAGGCGGGCGTGCTGGTGCCCCCGGCCGGCTACCTCACCCAGGTCCGCGAGATCTGCGACGAGCACGACGTGCTGTTCATCGCCGACGAGATCCAGTCGGGGCTCGGCCGCACGGGCGACACCTTCGCGTGCGACCACGAGGGCGTCGTCCCGGACATGTACGTGCTGGGCAAGGCGCTCGGCGGCGGCGTCGTGCCGGTCTCCGCGGTGGTGGCCGACGCCGGCGTGCTCGGCGTGATCAAGCCGGGGCAGCACGGCTCGACGTTCGGCGGCAACCCGCTGGCCTGCGCCGTGGGCGAGGCGGTCGTGGGGCTGCTGGCGACCGGCGAGTTCCAGGCCAGGGCGCGGGAGCTCGGCGCGCTGCTGCACGAGCGGTTGCGCGGGCTGATCGGCCCGGCGGGAGGGCACGGTGAGGAGGGTGAGCAGGGTGAGCAGGGTGAGCAGGGCCACGGTGTGGTCGCGGTGCGGGGCCGTGGCCTGTGGGCCGGGGTGGACATCGACCCTTCGCTCGGCACGGGCCGCGAGGTCTGCGAGGCGCTGATGCGGCGCGGCGTGCTGGCCAAGGACACCCACGGCTCGACGATCAGGCTGGCGCCGCCGCTGGTGGTGTCGGAGGAGGAGCTGAACTGGGCGGTCGACCGCCTGGCCGAGGCGCTGGCCGAGCTGGCCGGCCGCGCGGGGCGCGCTTAG
- a CDS encoding alkaline phosphatase D family protein — MPDLLVGPLLRYVDEAGASVWVETSAPCEVTIEAGGLRTADRTFTVHGHHYALVDIEATGPYTVELDGETVWPLDGAPPSRICPLGEVGKVVFGSCRTSVPHDDEHVRTHGVDVLHAYGRHLMEGGDLPSLMLFLGDQVYADEPSQEMLDFIHARRQDGPDEIVDFEEYAELYRQAWTDPVVRWVLSTVPTAMIFDDHDVRDDWNTSETWRREIAELPWWQTRIVSALGAYWVYQHIGNLSPSERKADPVYAAVVAEGRDGDGGALLDAFAAKADADPASARWSYSRDISRTRLVMLDTRSARKLDTGDRRMLDQEEWDWFTELATGDVDHLLIGSSVPVFLPSGIFDVESWNEAVADGAWGRRAARWGEKLRQALDLEHWGAFRRSFEEFGHVLVDVASGRKGRAPATIVLMSGDVHYSYLAAAGPVSADLDSARIYQAVCSPIRNPLSRVLRLANVIGSFGVASLAGIILVRTAKLPRRTLRWKITDGPWFPNALASLDLDGRSAVVRWHTARPDFEEVTAVRLAP; from the coding sequence GTGCCCGATCTGCTGGTGGGGCCGTTGCTGCGGTACGTCGACGAGGCGGGCGCCTCGGTATGGGTGGAGACGAGCGCGCCGTGCGAGGTCACGATCGAGGCCGGGGGCCTGCGCACCGCCGATCGCACCTTCACGGTCCACGGCCACCATTACGCGCTCGTCGACATCGAGGCCACCGGGCCGTACACCGTGGAACTGGACGGCGAGACGGTCTGGCCGCTGGACGGCGCGCCCCCGAGCCGCATATGTCCGCTGGGCGAGGTCGGCAAAGTGGTATTCGGCTCCTGCCGCACCAGCGTCCCCCACGACGACGAGCACGTCAGGACGCACGGCGTCGACGTCCTGCACGCCTACGGCCGGCACCTGATGGAGGGCGGCGACCTGCCGAGCCTCATGCTGTTCCTCGGCGACCAGGTCTACGCCGACGAGCCGTCGCAGGAGATGCTCGACTTCATCCACGCCCGCAGGCAGGACGGCCCCGACGAGATCGTCGACTTCGAGGAGTACGCGGAGCTGTACCGGCAGGCGTGGACCGACCCGGTGGTCCGCTGGGTCCTGTCCACCGTCCCCACCGCGATGATCTTCGACGACCACGACGTGCGCGACGACTGGAACACCTCCGAGACCTGGCGCCGCGAGATCGCCGAGCTGCCCTGGTGGCAGACCCGCATCGTCTCGGCCCTCGGCGCGTACTGGGTGTACCAGCACATCGGCAACCTCTCGCCGTCCGAGCGCAAGGCCGACCCCGTCTACGCCGCGGTCGTCGCCGAGGGCCGCGACGGCGACGGCGGCGCCCTTCTGGACGCCTTCGCCGCGAAGGCCGACGCGGACCCGGCCTCGGCGCGGTGGAGCTACTCCCGCGACATCTCCCGCACGCGCCTGGTCATGCTGGACACCCGCAGCGCCAGGAAGCTCGACACCGGCGACCGCAGGATGCTCGACCAGGAGGAGTGGGACTGGTTCACCGAGCTGGCCACCGGCGACGTGGACCATCTGCTCATCGGCTCCTCGGTGCCGGTCTTCCTGCCGAGCGGCATCTTCGACGTCGAGAGCTGGAACGAGGCCGTCGCCGACGGCGCCTGGGGACGCAGGGCCGCCCGGTGGGGCGAGAAGCTGCGCCAGGCGCTCGACCTCGAACACTGGGGGGCCTTCCGCCGCTCGTTCGAGGAGTTCGGCCACGTCCTGGTCGACGTCGCCTCCGGCCGCAAGGGCCGCGCCCCCGCCACCATCGTGCTGATGTCGGGGGACGTGCACTACTCCTACCTGGCGGCGGCGGGCCCCGTCTCGGCCGACCTGGACTCCGCGCGCATCTACCAGGCCGTCTGCTCGCCCATCCGCAACCCCCTGAGCCGGGTGCTGCGCCTGGCCAACGTCATCGGCTCGTTCGGCGTCGCGAGCCTGGCCGGGATCATCCTGGTCCGCACGGCCAAGCTGCCCCGCCGCACGCTCCGCTGGAAGATCACCGACGGCCCGTGGTTCCCCAACGCCCTGGCGTCGCTGGACCTGGACGGCCGCTCGGCCGTCGTCCGCTGGCACACCGCCCGCCCCGACTTCGAGGAAGTCACCGCCGTCCGGCTCGCGCCCTGA
- a CDS encoding MarR family winged helix-turn-helix transcriptional regulator, which yields MTTTPHLPARQEAPASRGLGSSLAYLLTRAERTVNRGLAAALAAEDVTVEQWRILQALADGRGHSMGHLAEAALMPHPTLTKAVDRLVDRAVVYRGHDPADRRKVAVFLANRGSELLGRLEAGIAEHHRAILATYGAARTEGLMRDLELLVEALER from the coding sequence ATGACGACGACACCTCATCTCCCGGCGAGGCAGGAGGCGCCGGCGTCCCGGGGTCTCGGTTCGTCGCTGGCCTACCTGCTGACCCGCGCGGAGCGCACCGTCAACCGCGGGCTGGCCGCCGCGCTGGCGGCCGAGGACGTCACGGTCGAGCAGTGGCGCATCCTTCAGGCGCTGGCCGACGGGCGCGGGCACTCCATGGGTCACCTGGCCGAGGCCGCGCTCATGCCGCACCCCACGTTGACCAAGGCGGTGGACCGTCTCGTGGACCGGGCGGTGGTCTACCGGGGACATGATCCGGCAGATCGCCGCAAAGTAGCGGTTTTCCTGGCAAATCGGGGCAGTGAGCTTCTGGGCCGCCTGGAGGCGGGCATCGCCGAGCACCATCGGGCGATCCTCGCCACCTACGGCGCGGCCCGGACGGAAGGGCTCATGCGCGACCTCGAACTTCTGGTAGAGGCACTGGAACGCTAA
- a CDS encoding substrate-binding domain-containing protein: MTHPVTVVIDPLEAHLLKAETFRVGLVVPVSGVLGLAGPCAINCAMLAASEVNASGGVLGKAIELVLIDAGAAPAEVAREVAGLASAGAVQGLVGTHTSDVRVAIERSVAGAVPFVYTPPYEGGARRPGVYFLGEPASRQVGPGLDWLIDNRRARRWFLLGNDYVWPHLVHASARAHLRARSATVIGERFVPFGAIDTGRIIEQLAAVRPDAVLVNLIGSDLVAFNRAFTASGLGCARLCGALEEHGLLAIGGDTTGELYAAMGYFGSLATEANLGLAERYTRGFGPAAPLLNGHGHGCYEGVAMLAALARRAGSPSVRAIETTADGTTITGGRGRLTLEDRQVNQRVYVGRADGLDFDVVTSV; the protein is encoded by the coding sequence GTGACCCATCCCGTCACGGTCGTCATCGACCCCCTCGAAGCGCATCTGCTCAAGGCCGAGACGTTTCGCGTCGGGCTGGTCGTCCCCGTCTCCGGGGTGCTCGGCCTGGCCGGGCCGTGCGCGATCAACTGCGCCATGCTGGCCGCCTCCGAGGTCAACGCGAGCGGCGGGGTGCTCGGCAAGGCGATCGAGCTGGTCCTGATCGACGCCGGCGCCGCCCCGGCCGAGGTGGCGCGCGAGGTCGCCGGACTGGCGTCCGCCGGAGCCGTCCAGGGACTCGTCGGCACCCACACCAGCGACGTCCGTGTCGCCATCGAGCGGTCGGTCGCCGGCGCGGTACCGTTCGTCTACACGCCTCCCTACGAGGGCGGCGCGCGGCGCCCGGGGGTGTACTTCCTCGGCGAGCCCGCCTCGCGCCAGGTCGGCCCCGGACTCGATTGGCTCATCGACAACCGGCGGGCCAGGCGGTGGTTCCTGCTCGGCAACGACTACGTCTGGCCGCACCTGGTTCACGCCTCGGCCCGCGCCCACCTGCGCGCCAGGTCCGCGACCGTCATAGGCGAGCGGTTCGTGCCCTTCGGAGCCATCGACACCGGCCGGATCATCGAACAACTCGCCGCCGTACGTCCGGACGCGGTGCTGGTCAACCTCATCGGCAGCGATCTGGTGGCCTTCAACCGGGCGTTCACCGCGAGCGGACTCGGCTGCGCGCGGCTGTGCGGCGCCCTGGAGGAGCACGGGCTGCTGGCCATCGGCGGGGACACCACCGGCGAGCTGTACGCCGCCATGGGCTACTTCGGCAGCCTGGCCACCGAGGCCAACCTCGGGCTGGCCGAGCGCTACACGCGCGGCTTCGGCCCGGCGGCGCCGCTGCTCAACGGGCACGGGCACGGCTGCTACGAAGGCGTGGCGATGCTGGCGGCCCTGGCGCGGCGCGCGGGATCCCCGTCCGTGCGGGCGATCGAGACGACCGCGGACGGCACCACGATCACCGGCGGCCGTGGCCGGCTCACCCTGGAGGACCGCCAGGTCAACCAGCGCGTCTACGTCGGACGGGCCGACGGCCTGGACTTCGATGTGGTGACCTCCGTCTGA
- a CDS encoding APC family permease has product MTSPFDAPPSSPQASPADSGVERFGYKQELQRSLSFTDLLIYGLIFMVPIAPFGIFGSVFQASGGMVALAYVIGMVAMAFTALSYAQMARAFPMAGSVYTYAGRGIAAPVGFLAGWVILLDYVLVPALLYLVASAAMASFVPAIPIWAWLIGFIVLNTVVNYFGIETTARMNRVMLVAELIILAIFIVIGLVALAQGKGHGGALTPLFDSSTFSWPLVFGAVSVAVLSFLGFDGISMLAEESRESTRKLGRSMVYALMLAGALFIVQTWVAALLAPNRAELLANGDPAGSAFYDTAEYAGGHWLSVLTAIATAVAWGFANSLVAQAATSRLLFAMARDRQLPRFLGKVHPKHKVPVNATFLVAAVSLALGLYMSTRDDGIPVLSSLVNFGAMTAFLALHISVVVHYVVRKRSRAWWPHLIAPAAGFLILLYVVINAKIAAQTVGLLWLAVGVLILVYMRIFGRNLKLSGMNSEVHK; this is encoded by the coding sequence ATGACTTCCCCCTTCGATGCGCCGCCGTCGAGCCCCCAGGCGTCGCCCGCCGACTCCGGCGTCGAGCGTTTCGGCTACAAGCAGGAGCTCCAGCGCTCGCTGAGCTTCACCGACCTGCTGATCTACGGGCTCATCTTCATGGTGCCGATCGCGCCGTTCGGCATCTTCGGCAGCGTCTTCCAGGCGTCCGGCGGCATGGTCGCGCTCGCCTACGTCATCGGCATGGTCGCGATGGCGTTCACGGCGCTGTCGTACGCGCAGATGGCGCGCGCCTTCCCGATGGCCGGCTCGGTCTACACCTACGCGGGCCGGGGGATCGCCGCGCCGGTGGGCTTCCTCGCGGGCTGGGTGATCCTGCTCGACTACGTGCTCGTGCCCGCGCTGCTGTACCTGGTGGCCAGCGCGGCGATGGCGTCGTTCGTCCCCGCCATCCCGATCTGGGCCTGGCTGATCGGCTTCATCGTGCTCAACACGGTGGTCAACTACTTCGGCATCGAGACGACCGCGCGGATGAACCGCGTCATGCTGGTCGCCGAGCTCATCATCCTCGCGATCTTCATCGTCATCGGGCTGGTCGCGCTCGCCCAGGGCAAGGGTCACGGCGGCGCCCTCACCCCCCTCTTCGACTCCTCGACCTTCTCCTGGCCGCTGGTCTTCGGGGCCGTGTCGGTGGCCGTGCTGTCCTTCCTCGGCTTCGACGGCATCTCGATGCTCGCCGAGGAGAGCCGCGAGAGCACGCGCAAGCTCGGCCGCTCCATGGTCTACGCGCTGATGCTCGCGGGCGCGCTGTTCATCGTGCAGACCTGGGTCGCCGCGCTGCTCGCGCCGAACCGCGCCGAGCTGCTCGCCAACGGCGACCCGGCCGGCAGCGCCTTCTACGACACCGCCGAGTACGCGGGCGGCCACTGGCTGAGCGTGCTCACCGCCATCGCCACCGCCGTCGCGTGGGGCTTCGCCAACTCCCTCGTCGCCCAGGCCGCCACCTCGCGCCTGCTGTTCGCGATGGCCAGGGACCGGCAGCTCCCGCGCTTCCTCGGCAAGGTGCACCCCAAGCACAAGGTGCCCGTGAACGCCACCTTCCTCGTCGCCGCGGTGTCCCTGGCGCTCGGCCTCTACATGAGCACCCGCGACGACGGCATTCCGGTGCTCAGCTCGCTGGTGAACTTCGGCGCGATGACCGCCTTCCTCGCCCTCCACATCTCGGTCGTCGTCCACTACGTCGTGCGCAAGCGCAGCCGCGCCTGGTGGCCCCACCTCATCGCCCCGGCCGCCGGCTTCCTGATCCTGCTCTACGTCGTCATCAACGCCAAGATCGCCGCGCAGACGGTCGGCCTGCTCTGGCTCGCCGTCGGCGTGCTGATCCTCGTCTACATGCGCATATTCGGCCGGAATCTCAAGCTGTCCGGCATGAACTCGGAGGTCCACAAGTGA
- a CDS encoding acetamidase/formamidase family protein, whose translation MNVISYRPGPDELSYTFGGRPAVGAVKPGTIVELFTEDCFGGRVRGVDDLPSEVCEFPYLNPVTGPFHVDGAEPGDTLALHFVSIEPARDWAVSTTFPHFGALTATHTTAMLHPPLDEVVWMYEVDRERRTVRYRARRGDFTVEMPLDPMHGTVGVAPAASEARMTITPDAHGGNMDTPELRAGVTVYLGVNVEGALFSIGDGHCRQGHGEVCGTAVEAAMNTVVAVELIKGVATPWPRLEDDAHLMSTGSARPLEDAYRISQHDLVTWAASLTGLDELDAYQLVSQGGEAPVGNVCDSNYTMVAKLPKAYLGAPDPYESAHTRLRGLGREYLSSR comes from the coding sequence GTGAACGTCATCTCCTACCGGCCCGGCCCTGACGAGCTGTCGTACACGTTCGGCGGGCGCCCCGCCGTCGGCGCGGTCAAGCCCGGGACGATCGTGGAGCTGTTTACCGAGGACTGCTTCGGCGGCCGCGTCCGCGGCGTGGACGACCTGCCGTCCGAGGTCTGCGAGTTCCCGTACCTCAACCCGGTCACCGGGCCCTTCCACGTCGACGGCGCCGAGCCCGGCGACACGCTCGCGCTGCACTTCGTCTCCATCGAGCCCGCGCGCGACTGGGCGGTCTCGACCACGTTCCCGCACTTCGGGGCGCTGACCGCCACCCACACCACCGCGATGCTGCACCCGCCGCTCGACGAGGTCGTGTGGATGTACGAGGTGGACAGGGAGCGGCGGACCGTCCGCTACCGGGCCAGGCGCGGGGACTTCACCGTCGAGATGCCGCTCGACCCCATGCACGGCACGGTCGGCGTCGCGCCCGCCGCCTCGGAGGCGCGGATGACGATCACGCCCGACGCGCACGGCGGCAACATGGACACCCCCGAACTGCGTGCCGGGGTCACCGTCTACCTGGGCGTCAACGTCGAGGGCGCCCTGTTCTCCATCGGCGACGGGCACTGCCGCCAGGGCCACGGCGAGGTGTGCGGCACCGCGGTCGAGGCGGCGATGAACACGGTCGTCGCCGTCGAGCTGATCAAGGGCGTCGCGACGCCGTGGCCGAGGCTGGAGGACGACGCCCACCTGATGTCCACCGGCTCGGCCCGTCCCCTGGAGGACGCCTACCGCATCAGCCAGCACGACCTGGTGACCTGGGCGGCCTCGCTCACCGGGCTCGACGAGCTGGACGCCTACCAGCTCGTCAGCCAGGGCGGCGAGGCCCCGGTGGGCAACGTCTGCGACAGCAACTACACGATGGTCGCCAAGCTTCCCAAGGCGTACCTCGGCGCCCCCGACCCGTACGAGTCCGCGCACACACGGCTGCGCGGACTGGGCCGGGAGTACCTCTCCTCCCGCTGA
- a CDS encoding Gfo/Idh/MocA family protein: MDVTRVAMVGLGDIAEKAYLPVLAATPGVDVLLCTRNRATLDRLGDAYRIPARVTSVDEVVAAGVEAAFVHAATAAHVEIVETLLRAGVHVYVDKPLADNLPDAEKLVRLAEEGGRSLMVGFNRRHAPGYAALLDGPRDLVVMQKNRTGQQDVARRVVFDDFIHVVDTLRFLAPGDVSGVTVDVRVREGLLEHVVLHLTGDHAAGAFTAIGVMSRVSGDAEESCEVIGGGRKRRVVNLGDVVEYAGGETLVRRGDWTPVGRQRGIEQLCAEFLAAVRAGRVVSARDALLTHELCERVVTAAG, translated from the coding sequence ATGGACGTGACGCGGGTGGCGATGGTCGGGCTCGGGGACATCGCGGAGAAGGCGTACCTGCCGGTGCTGGCGGCGACGCCGGGGGTGGACGTACTGCTCTGCACGCGGAACCGGGCCACGCTCGACCGCCTGGGGGACGCCTACCGGATCCCGGCGCGGGTCACCTCCGTTGACGAGGTGGTCGCCGCCGGCGTCGAGGCGGCGTTCGTGCACGCCGCGACCGCGGCGCACGTCGAGATCGTCGAGACGTTGCTGCGGGCCGGCGTGCACGTCTACGTGGACAAGCCGCTGGCGGACAACCTGCCGGACGCCGAGAAGCTGGTGCGGCTCGCGGAGGAGGGCGGGCGGTCGCTGATGGTGGGGTTCAACCGCAGGCACGCCCCCGGGTACGCCGCGCTGCTCGACGGGCCGCGCGACCTGGTCGTCATGCAGAAGAACCGCACGGGGCAGCAGGACGTCGCCCGGCGGGTGGTCTTCGACGACTTCATCCACGTGGTCGACACCCTGCGCTTCCTCGCGCCGGGCGACGTCTCCGGCGTGACGGTGGACGTCCGTGTCCGGGAAGGACTCCTGGAACACGTGGTCCTGCACCTCACCGGCGACCACGCGGCCGGGGCGTTCACGGCGATCGGGGTCATGAGCAGGGTGAGCGGGGACGCCGAGGAGAGTTGTGAGGTCATCGGGGGCGGGCGCAAGCGCCGGGTGGTCAACCTCGGGGACGTGGTGGAGTACGCCGGGGGCGAGACGCTGGTGCGGCGCGGCGACTGGACGCCGGTCGGGCGCCAGCGGGGCATCGAGCAGCTCTGCGCCGAGTTCCTCGCCGCGGTGCGCGCGGGGCGCGTCGTCTCGGCGCGGGACGCCCTGCTGACCCATGAGCTGTGCGAGCGCGTCGTCACCGCCGCCGGCTAG
- a CDS encoding PD40 domain-containing protein: protein MKLRVPAAAALAAATAATLATLSSPALASASAATAAKPAAKPAVKDAATALRVRPLTGAAVFYSYTDRIGIDRYEPGKGFTRIGTPSDNFEFAASPDGRKVAWITPRGEVKVSQSGRVTTIAKGAVNGGPCLTPTWSPDSRRVAFVNPSKTDASPVTIVNLDGTGRRKAGVTEGVCHLTWSGDGRYLAGYAGSANGVHKLDLQTGKTVKAKGIAYPTHVQSLSPNGRNVIVHMVRRGEPQGDGGWPSQFTPTVVDTVTGKKLPIPVKGRLVGALYLADGRLVVRVAGRTHNDLVVLDATGKRLQTLTEPAKAKNLGLLQVVR from the coding sequence GTGAAGCTTCGGGTCCCGGCCGCCGCGGCGTTGGCCGCGGCGACGGCCGCCACGCTGGCCACCCTGTCGTCCCCGGCCCTCGCCTCAGCGAGCGCCGCCACCGCCGCCAAGCCCGCCGCCAAGCCCGCCGTCAAAGACGCCGCCACGGCACTCCGCGTGCGCCCCCTGACGGGCGCGGCCGTCTTCTACTCCTACACCGACCGCATCGGCATCGACCGCTACGAGCCCGGCAAGGGCTTCACCCGGATCGGCACCCCCTCGGACAACTTCGAGTTCGCGGCGTCCCCCGACGGCAGGAAGGTCGCCTGGATCACCCCGCGCGGCGAGGTGAAGGTGAGCCAGAGCGGCCGGGTGACGACGATCGCCAAGGGCGCGGTGAACGGCGGCCCCTGCCTGACGCCGACGTGGTCGCCGGACTCCCGGCGGGTGGCCTTCGTGAACCCGAGCAAGACCGACGCCTCCCCGGTGACGATCGTCAACCTGGACGGCACCGGCAGGCGCAAGGCGGGCGTCACCGAAGGGGTCTGCCACCTGACCTGGTCGGGCGACGGCCGCTACCTGGCCGGGTACGCGGGCTCCGCCAACGGCGTCCACAAGCTGGACCTGCAGACCGGCAAGACGGTGAAGGCCAAGGGCATCGCCTACCCGACCCACGTGCAGAGCCTGTCTCCCAACGGCCGCAACGTGATCGTCCACATGGTGCGCAGGGGCGAGCCGCAGGGCGACGGCGGCTGGCCGAGCCAGTTCACCCCGACCGTCGTCGACACGGTGACCGGCAAGAAGCTGCCCATCCCGGTCAAGGGCCGGCTCGTCGGCGCGCTGTATCTCGCGGACGGCCGCCTGGTGGTCCGCGTCGCCGGCCGGACGCACAACGACCTGGTGGTCCTGGACGCGACCGGCAAGCGCCTCCAGACCCTCACCGAGCCCGCCAAGGCCAAGAACCTCGGCCTCTTGCAGGTCGTCCGCTGA
- a CDS encoding NAD-dependent epimerase/dehydratase family protein, producing MGKHVVVGAGQVGARLAGLLADAGHDVVIVTRSGSGPVLPGVTRVAADAGDAARLTKVAGKADALYNCANPRYHRWPQDWPPIAAALLQAAEMSGAVLVTLGNLYGYGPVDRPMTEDTPLASTGAKGRVRARMWADALAAHRAGLLRATEVRASDYFGPEMTGQSFLGDRFLAPILAGRPVRVPADPHQPHSMTYLPDVARALMTAGSDERAWGRPWHVPTTPALTIQEMADRAAAVAGVRAPRVKPIPHWVMRAAGAFSPLPRELEETRHQFTRPFVMDSTAFESTFGVAPTPMDEALERTIAWIRATKAA from the coding sequence ATGGGGAAGCACGTCGTCGTCGGGGCGGGGCAGGTCGGGGCGCGGCTCGCCGGGCTGCTCGCCGACGCGGGGCACGACGTCGTCATCGTGACCCGGTCGGGCTCCGGCCCGGTCCTGCCCGGGGTGACGCGGGTCGCGGCCGACGCCGGGGACGCCGCCCGGCTGACCAAGGTCGCGGGGAAGGCCGACGCCCTCTACAACTGCGCCAACCCCCGCTACCACCGCTGGCCGCAGGACTGGCCTCCCATCGCCGCCGCCCTGCTCCAGGCGGCGGAGATGAGCGGCGCCGTGCTCGTCACCTTGGGCAACCTGTACGGGTACGGCCCCGTCGACCGTCCGATGACCGAGGACACGCCGCTCGCCTCGACCGGCGCCAAGGGCCGCGTCCGCGCCCGCATGTGGGCCGACGCGCTCGCCGCCCACCGGGCCGGACTGCTGCGCGCCACCGAGGTGCGCGCATCCGACTACTTCGGCCCGGAGATGACCGGCCAGTCCTTCCTCGGGGACCGGTTCCTCGCCCCCATCCTGGCGGGCAGGCCCGTGCGCGTCCCCGCCGACCCGCACCAGCCGCACAGCATGACGTACCTGCCGGACGTGGCGCGCGCCCTGATGACGGCCGGGTCCGACGAGCGGGCGTGGGGCCGCCCCTGGCACGTCCCCACGACCCCGGCCCTGACGATCCAGGAGATGGCCGACCGGGCGGCCGCCGTCGCCGGAGTCCGCGCCCCACGGGTGAAGCCGATCCCGCACTGGGTGATGCGCGCGGCCGGGGCCTTCTCGCCGCTGCCGCGCGAGCTGGAGGAGACGCGTCACCAGTTCACGCGCCCGTTCGTCATGGACTCCACGGCGTTCGAGTCGACGTTCGGCGTCGCGCCGACGCCGATGGACGAGGCGCTGGAGCGCACCATCGCGTGGATACGCGCGACCAAGGCGGCATGA
- a CDS encoding YrdB family protein, protein MAKGTNMGLMFVLELAVYLAVGYWGFTLGAAWPVRILAGVGGPVAFAVVWGLLGSPKARVPLRGASRALLEVLWFSGGVMATAAAGLTTAALVFAAAFAVNAALRVAWKQVA, encoded by the coding sequence GTGGCCAAGGGAACCAACATGGGGCTGATGTTCGTGCTCGAACTGGCCGTGTACCTGGCCGTCGGGTACTGGGGGTTCACGCTGGGGGCGGCCTGGCCGGTCAGGATCCTCGCGGGGGTCGGCGGGCCGGTGGCGTTCGCCGTGGTGTGGGGGTTGCTGGGGTCGCCCAAGGCGCGTGTTCCCCTGCGCGGGGCGTCGCGTGCCCTGCTGGAGGTGCTCTGGTTCAGCGGGGGCGTCATGGCGACCGCCGCCGCCGGCCTCACGACGGCCGCGCTCGTCTTCGCGGCGGCCTTCGCCGTCAACGCGGCCCTGCGCGTCGCCTGGAAGCAGGTCGCATAG
- a CDS encoding CU044_2847 family protein: MSELMRMPLSGGGHVIVELPEDTPGVRRASRPGERIEAAVTSLQSALQPIREAAEAALDTFRAAGPDEVEIELGVKLNAEAGALIAKSSAEGHLTVKLVWHRATES; this comes from the coding sequence GTGAGCGAGCTCATGCGTATGCCCCTGTCCGGCGGCGGTCACGTCATCGTGGAACTGCCGGAGGACACGCCGGGAGTGCGGCGCGCGTCGCGGCCCGGGGAGCGGATCGAGGCGGCGGTGACCTCCCTGCAGTCCGCGCTCCAGCCGATCAGGGAGGCCGCCGAGGCCGCCCTCGACACCTTCCGTGCCGCCGGCCCGGACGAGGTGGAGATCGAACTCGGCGTCAAGCTCAACGCCGAGGCAGGGGCACTGATCGCCAAGTCCTCGGCCGAGGGCCACCTCACCGTGAAGCTGGTCTGGCACCGCGCCACGGAGTCCTGA